One Capricornis sumatraensis isolate serow.1 chromosome 8, serow.2, whole genome shotgun sequence genomic region harbors:
- the LOC138082969 gene encoding olfactory receptor 8B8-like, producing the protein MTPGNGSFVTEFILVGLTDQPDLQLPLFFLFLVMYMVTMLGNFGLLTLIVLNSHLHTAMYFFLFNLSFIDLCYSSVFTPKMLVDFLSKKNTISYMGCMTQLYFFCFFVVSECYVLTSMAYDRYVAICNPLLYNIAMSPKMCSSLMLGSYLMAFSCAMAHTGCMLRLTFCDANTIDHYLCDILPVLQLSCTSTYVNELVVFIVVGINIIVPSLTIFVSYGLILSNILQICSTEGRSKAFSTCSSHVIAVSLFFGSGAIMYLKPSSAGSMHVGKISSVFYTNVVPMMNPLTYSLRNKDVKLALRKTLGRGKF; encoded by the coding sequence ATGACTCCTGGAAATGGTTCTTTTGTGACTGAATTCATTCTGGTGGGGTTAACAGACCAACCAGATCTTCAACTTCCCTTGTTCTTCCTGTTTCTAGTAATGTATATGGTCACTATGTTGGGAAATTTTGGCTTGTTAACACTAATTGTGCTGAATTCACACCTACACACCGccatgtactttttcctctttaactTGTCCTTCATAGACCTGTGTTATTCTTCTGTATTTACACCCAAAATGCTGGTAGATTTTTTATCAAAGAAGAATACGATCTCTTATATGGGATGCATGACTCAGCtctactttttctgtttttttgtcgTTTCTGAATGCTATGTGCTAACATCAATGGCCTATGATCGGTATGTGGCCATCTGTAACCCACTCTTGTATAACATTGCCATGTCCCCTAAAATGTGTTCCAGCCTTATGCTTGGTTCCTACTTGATGGCATTTTCTTGTGCCATGGCTCACACTGGATGCATGCTGAGACTGACCTTCTGCGATGCAAACACCATCGACCACTATTTGTGTGACATCCTCCCTGTGCTCCAGCTCTCCTGCACAAGTACTTACGTGAATGAGCTGGTAGTTTTCATCGTGGTGGGCATCAATATCATTGTGCCCAGTCTCACGATCTTTGTCTCTTATGGTCTCATCCTCTCCAACATCCTCCAAATATGCTCTACAGAGGGCAGGTCCAAAGCCTTCAGCACCTGCAGTTCCCACGTAATTGCTGTTTCTCTGTTCTTTGGTTCAGGGGCAATCATGTATCTTAAACCGTCATCTGCTGGGTCCATGCATGTGGGGAAAATCTCTTCTGTCTTTTACACCAATGTGGTTCCCATGATGAACCCCTTAACCTACAGCTTGAGGAACAAAGATGTTAAACTTGCTCTGAGAAAAACCCTGGGGAGGGGAAAATTTTAA